From Acipenser ruthenus chromosome 2, fAciRut3.2 maternal haplotype, whole genome shotgun sequence, a single genomic window includes:
- the LOC117408448 gene encoding retinal homeobox protein Rx-B-like gives MRFLSVSANMMDESLSLSGSIVRSPGNPSRIHSIDAILGFTKEDAILHSAFPSNGNSRHVNDPERCSSRTCCSKMSPVKKEDHDSQSFDNAYCTSSSGSSISPDLPEGRETENKIVDEDHPKKKHRRNRTTFTTFQLHELERAFEKSHYPDVYSREELAMKVNLPEVRVQVWFQNRRAKWRRQEKLEVSSMKLQDSSMLTFNRSPQQSAMGNISSNLPLEHWLSPPMSTATTLQSLPGFLPTPQGMPSSYTSPSFLNSSSMGHSLPHMGAMGPPPPYQCGGSTFLDKFPLEEADPRNSSIASLRMKAKEHIQSFGKTW, from the exons ATGCGTTTTCTAAGTGTTTCCGCCAACATGATGGACGAAAGTTTGTCTCTATCAGGAAGCATAGTGAGAAGCCCCGGAAATCCGTCTAGAATCCACAGTATAGATGCAATTTTGGGATTTACAAAGGAGGACGCTATCTTGCACTCAGCGTTTCCCTCAAATGGAAATTCGAGGCACGTCAATGATCCAGAACGGTGTAGCTCAAGAACCTGCTGCAGCAAGATGTCACCTGTGAAGAAAGAAGATCATGATTCTCAAAGTTTTGATA aCGCATATTGCACAAGCAGTTCGGGGTCTTCGATAAGTCCAGATTTACCAGAAGGAAgagaaactgaaaacaaaattgtAGATGAAGATCATCCTAAAAAGAAACACAGACGCAACCGAACAACGTTCACGACTTTCCAGCTCCACGAGTTGGAAAGAGCCTTTGAAAAATCTCATTACCCTGATGTTTACAGCAGAGAAGAACTGGCGATGAAAGTAAACCTGCCAGAAGTTAGAGTGCAG GTATGGTTTCAAAACAGACGAGCCAAATGGAGGCGACAAGAAAAACTGGAAGTGAGCTCAATGAAGCTTCAAGATTCCTCTATGCTGACTTTTAACAGATCTCCCCAGCAATCAGCGATGGGTAACATCAGCAGCAATTTGCCGCTGGAGCACTGGCTTTCGCCACCGATGTCTACAGCCACCACACTGCAGAGCCTACCGGGATTCTTGCCCACTCCACAGGGCATGCCAAGCAGCTACACGTCACCATCCTTTCTAAACTCGTCATCCATGGGGCACAGCCTTCCGCATATGGGTGCAATGGGCCCACCCCCTCCATACCAATGTGGTGGATCCACCTTCCTTGATAAGTTTCCTTTGGAAGAAGCTGACCCAAGAAACTCTAGCATTGCATCGCTGAGGATGAAAGCAAAGGAGCACATTCAGTCCTTTGGGAAAACCTGGTAG